TTCACTTCTAGAATTTTTGTATGAAGTTTTACCTCTAACTCATTAAGTCTTTGTTCTATGTTGACTGCGATATTAGGATAGTTCAGTTTTTGTAGGAGTTCGTCTTTATTTTGCCATACCTTATCAGAGACAAGATCTGCACTCAGGCTTTTGTATTTGATACTTTCGTTACAAAAAATATTTCCTTTATCAATTTCTTTCGCAATAGATTGATATAGATAAAACTCATATTTATCAGGATGATAAGCATTGATCTTGGTAGCTTTGTCTGAGTTTGTTCTTGCTTGCTTTGTACTTTCAGATTTAGCAGTACTATCATTTTTTGCAATATGTAGATACTTTCTGATATTTTTTGGGATAAATTTATCAGGAAATTTATCTGTAGCTACTTTGCTCAAGGGCAAGTCTTTATCAAACACATCCTTCAAGAATGATATGGCTTGCATTAAATCATCATCCTTTTTAATGCTACAAAACTCTATCGATCTGAATAGCATACGGAGGTTGCCCTTGATACGCTTAGCCTTATTAACATAGAATTCCCATTTAGCAGACTCAAAGTCAAAGGATTGTCCCGCAATATAGTCAGCTGTTGGTAGATACTGAGTTTTAGGAAGAATATTGTACGCAGATTTCCAAAAATTTGTATGGTCTATTTGCTCTGCATCTTCTCCCATAAATCTTAATAAGCTACTTACTTTTGGTAAATTATTGTTATAATGGATTGTATGGAGTACGAGCTGCTGATTAGCGTATTCATTGGCTTCTTGAATGAAGTTGTTATTATAATAGATAAAACTGGTAATTAAATTATTGATGATTTCTTTGTATCTCTGATTAATGTAACATAGCAAACATAGTTTTATAAGAGGCCTGCTAAGTTTTTCTAATCTGTAAATATTGTATTCATCTGCAATACCAGCATAGTACCTAATGCATTTAGGTGATATTTCAAGTTTATCTATTAGCTGTTTAGATAGTTTATAATATTCTGAATACGTAAGAGACTTAGCACATTCTGCTTTGAGCTCTAAATATTTAAAATTCTTTGGTTCTATCTTGAGTATTGATAAATTTACTGTAGAACCTGATTGAGTCATATTTGACAAAAAGGTCTCAAAGGCTTGAGATATATTACTCGTAAGGATATTGTCTATACGTTTAAATTCGATGCTGATTGCTAAACTTATGATGCCCTGTAATATAGTATAACTTGGCAATGTGATTTGTCTTATCTGAATCTGAGACAATAGTTCCCTAAAAATATCTAGATGATTTGCATGAATACGAGCTAAAAGTAGAGCTTGTTCTACAAGCTCTTTGTGTGCCTTATCGTTGAAATCTCTAAAATTTAGTAAAGCAAGAATCTTCTTATTAGTTTCCTCTTTTTTTGCCTTCAGCAATATACTTTTGTGTTTATTTTGGATAGTAAAATACTGAGTCAATACATAATCTAAGTCTTGTTGGACATCTTCGTAATTAAAAGAAAATAACCGACCTTTGGCTTTAAAATAGCCAAGTTGTAATATTGCATAAACTTTAGAAGAAATATCAGGAATTTTTTCAACAAACTGTCTCTCTTTCTTATTTAAAGTAAAGAAAACAATCTTTTCTTCTAATGTAAATTTTGGCAAAGAATAAAGATCATTGATTTCAGCTTCGCTTAAAATTTTGATACGTTTATAACCTGTAACCATAAAATTATAACTTTTTGTATAGGATAAATCGACCGTTAAGAGAATGCTGTTTTGTAGGTGCGTTATATGTTATATAGTATATATACTATGTATAGTTTTCTTCTAATACTAGAGTTAAAACTTAACGGGCTAAAAAATGACCAAAATTATTGCTTATATTCGTACCTCAACAGATAAACAGGAATTAAATAATCAAAAACTTGCAATATTGGAATATGCACAAAAAAATAATTTAAAAATAAATGAGTTTGTTGAGATTCAAATGTCTTCTAGAAAAACTCCTAAACAGAGGAGAATCGAAGACGTCTTAGAAAGACTCTCTAGTTCTGATATGTTGATTGTAACAGAGCTTAGTAGACTTGGTAGAAGTACTCCTGAAGTTATAGAACTGGTCAATGCGCTAGTTGCAAGAAATGTCAGGGTGGTAATACTTAAACAAAACCTTGATATCAGCAAGCAGGATATGAATTCCAAAGTTACAATTACCTTGTTTGCATTATTTTCGGATCTTGAACGCGATCTGATTAGCTTACGTACCAAAGATGCCCTTGCACTCAAAAAGTCTCAAGGACAAATACTAGGTAAGCCAATTGGAACTCTACAAAAAAGTAAGTTTGACAAAGATGCCAGCAAAATTATAGAACTCTTAAAACTTGGACTTTCAATAAGAAAAATAGCAAAATTCTTTGGTTACAAGAATCATATCTCACTCAACACTTATATTAACAAAAGACATTTAAAAGACGGAACTTTAAATGATC
The genomic region above belongs to Candidatus Trichorickettsia mobilis and contains:
- a CDS encoding Tn3 family transposase, whose protein sequence is MVTGYKRIKILSEAEINDLYSLPKFTLEEKIVFFTLNKKERQFVEKIPDISSKVYAILQLGYFKAKGRLFSFNYEDVQQDLDYVLTQYFTIQNKHKSILLKAKKEETNKKILALLNFRDFNDKAHKELVEQALLLARIHANHLDIFRELLSQIQIRQITLPSYTILQGIISLAISIEFKRIDNILTSNISQAFETFLSNMTQSGSTVNLSILKIEPKNFKYLELKAECAKSLTYSEYYKLSKQLIDKLEISPKCIRYYAGIADEYNIYRLEKLSRPLIKLCLLCYINQRYKEIINNLITSFIYYNNNFIQEANEYANQQLVLHTIHYNNNLPKVSSLLRFMGEDAEQIDHTNFWKSAYNILPKTQYLPTADYIAGQSFDFESAKWEFYVNKAKRIKGNLRMLFRSIEFCSIKKDDDLMQAISFLKDVFDKDLPLSKVATDKFPDKFIPKNIRKYLHIAKNDSTAKSESTKQARTNSDKATKINAYHPDKYEFYLYQSIAKEIDKGNIFCNESIKYKSLSADLVSDKVWQNKDELLQKLNYPNIAVNIEQRLNELEVKLHTKILEVNRKIASKENSHIKIKESKTKDDKVDKDGKTQHKWHLINPTIEEKDDNFFAGVPNINISELLYFINEQTNFCEAFDHIKPRYSKQKADYEGIIACIVANGFSFGTYRMSRSCDISYSTLSNIEKNFLSLENLREANDIISNKIASLKVFNSWNILPDKLLAAVDGQKFETRLDTMQARYSPKYFGLKKGIVPFSMVLNHVPINCKIIGANEHESHYTYDIIYNNTSDVDPDAVSGDMHSINRVNFAALDSISKLFMPNFSDPEEQVKSLRSMKPLVLYKDCFIKPTKLANRKLITEEWENIQRIFVSLATQESTQATIISKLSSHKRYSRIKTALWEYDSILKSIYLLDFIDDDILRSQIRKALNRVESYHQLRRAIAKVHSGKFRGQTILENEVWNQCSRLLANSIILYNAIILDKLLAECIAQGNIEGINYLNSISPVRWEHINFIGKYVFLQGKSTINIEDIIAQLQKNLKTTLYT
- a CDS encoding recombinase family protein, whose protein sequence is MTKIIAYIRTSTDKQELNNQKLAILEYAQKNNLKINEFVEIQMSSRKTPKQRRIEDVLERLSSSDMLIVTELSRLGRSTPEVIELVNALVARNVRVVILKQNLDISKQDMNSKVTITLFALFSDLERDLISLRTKDALALKKSQGQILGKPIGTLQKSKFDKDASKIIELLKLGLSIRKIAKFFGYKNHISLNTYINKRHLKDGTLNDQSGGLKTA